One genomic segment of Hemibagrus wyckioides isolate EC202008001 linkage group LG08, SWU_Hwy_1.0, whole genome shotgun sequence includes these proteins:
- the mmgt1 gene encoding ER membrane protein complex subunit 5, which translates to MASSFWKGVVGLGLFALAHAAFSAAQHRSYMRLTEKENETLPIDIVLQTLLAFVVTCCGIVHISGEFKDMDASSELKHKTFDTLRNHPSFYLFNHRGRVLFSSEPEAPAATPQALPSNPMRLRKLENFH; encoded by the exons ATGGCTTCGTCCTTTTGGAAAGGCGTCGTTGGTTTAGGACTGTTCGCCCTGGCTCATGCAGCTTTCTCGGCGGCGCAGC ATCGATCATACATGCGactgacagaaaaagagaacGAAACTCTTCCAATAGAT ATAGTATTACAGACATTGTTAGCATTTGTGGTTACATGTTGTGGAATAGTCCACATCTCGGGTGAGTTTAAAGACATGGACGCGTCTTCAGAGCTTAAACACAA AACATTTGACACGTTGAGAAACCACCCATCTTTCTACCTGTTTAATCACCGAGGCAGGGTGCTTTTCAGCTCAGAGCCAGAAGCTCCCGCTGCAACTCCTCAGGCTTTGCCGTCCAATCCAATGAGGTTACGCAAGCTGGAGAACTTTCACTGA